A section of the Cytophagales bacterium genome encodes:
- a CDS encoding PKD domain-containing protein: QSWSWDFGDTTTSALQNPYHTFPDTISYWICLTVTDFDTCTYSICNWVNVGSGPPPCNGYASFTQYPDSLDPKTIYFTDWSWDDSGIMSWSWNFGDSTTSTLKNPVHIFADTLNYWVCLDVTDSSGCNYSICNWVNVGGSPPPCNGYANFWTDPDSLDIYSVQFWDGSWDDSGIQSWSWDFGDTTTSALQNPYHTFPDTTSYWVCLTVTDFDSCTYSWCQWVNVGTGPPPCNGYASFWTNPDSIDPKTIFFYDGSWDDSGIDSWWWNFGDTWSDTVQNPIHTYSATGSYWVCLTVNDKDGCSYSYCNWLTIGSGGGCFASFSHWVDTSNTANFTDMSTAGVTSWSWDFGDSTGSTLANPTHFYAATGTYWVCLTITDSAGCSSTWCDWVNVGVGGGCFANFSHWVDTSNTANFTDMSSVGVTSWSWDFGDSTWSSLSNPTHFYAATGSYWVCLTITDSAGCSSSWCNWVDVGVGGGGCLASFIYGVDTTNTAYFTDMSTTSNPPLNWYWDFGDSSWSTLSNPSHWYAATGTYWVCLTVSDSSGCSSTFCDQVIIGGTAPCNADWYYSVDSTTNTAFFT; encoded by the coding sequence TCAATCCTGGTCATGGGATTTTGGCGATACCACTACTTCCGCCTTACAAAATCCTTATCATACCTTCCCCGATACCATTAGCTATTGGATTTGCCTGACCGTTACTGATTTTGATACATGTACTTATTCTATATGTAACTGGGTGAATGTTGGCTCAGGCCCGCCTCCCTGCAACGGCTATGCATCCTTTACTCAATATCCCGATTCATTGGACCCTAAAACCATTTATTTCACTGACTGGTCATGGGATGACTCAGGCATCATGTCCTGGTCATGGAACTTTGGAGATTCTACCACTTCAACACTTAAAAACCCCGTACATATCTTTGCTGACACCCTAAACTACTGGGTATGTCTGGACGTAACCGATTCGAGCGGTTGTAATTATTCTATATGTAACTGGGTGAATGTTGGCGGAAGCCCGCCTCCCTGCAACGGCTATGCAAACTTCTGGACTGATCCCGATTCTTTAGACATTTACAGTGTCCAGTTCTGGGATGGCTCCTGGGATGATTCAGGCATTCAATCCTGGTCATGGGATTTTGGCGATACCACTACTTCCGCCTTACAAAATCCTTATCATACCTTCCCCGATACCACTAGCTATTGGGTTTGCCTGACCGTTACTGATTTTGATTCCTGTACTTATTCATGGTGTCAATGGGTCAATGTTGGCACAGGCCCGCCACCCTGCAACGGCTACGCATCCTTCTGGACCAATCCTGATTCTATTGACCCTAAAACCATCTTTTTCTACGATGGTTCCTGGGATGATTCCGGCATTGATTCATGGTGGTGGAATTTTGGAGATACCTGGAGTGACACTGTACAAAATCCTATACACACTTATTCAGCTACTGGAAGCTATTGGGTATGCTTAACTGTTAATGATAAAGATGGATGCAGTTATTCTTATTGTAACTGGCTCACTATTGGTTCAGGTGGTGGTTGTTTTGCAAGCTTCAGTCACTGGGTTGATACTTCCAACACGGCCAACTTTACAGATATGTCAACGGCTGGAGTAACCAGTTGGTCCTGGGATTTTGGTGACTCTACCGGGTCTACCCTGGCTAATCCTACACACTTTTATGCTGCAACAGGCACTTACTGGGTTTGTTTAACTATTACTGACAGTGCCGGCTGTTCTTCAACATGGTGTGACTGGGTTAATGTTGGTGTTGGCGGGGGCTGTTTCGCAAACTTCAGTCATTGGGTTGATACTTCAAACACAGCCAATTTTACCGATATGTCATCGGTTGGTGTGACGAGTTGGTCATGGGATTTTGGTGACTCTACATGGTCATCCCTATCTAATCCTACACACTTTTACGCTGCCACAGGCTCTTACTGGGTTTGCTTAACTATTACTGACAGTGCCGGTTGCTCATCATCCTGGTGTAATTGGGTAGATGTTGGTGTAGGTGGTGGTGGTTGTTTAGCAAGCTTTATCTATGGGGTTGATACTACAAATACTGCTTACTTTACCGATATGTCAACAACCAGTAACCCGCCTTTGAACTGGTACTGGGATTTTGGCGATTCTTCATGGTCAACATTATCCAATCCTTCACACTGGTATGCTGCAACAGGTACATACTGGGTATGCTTAACTGTTTCGGACAGCTCCGGCTGCTCGTCAACATTCTGTGACCAGGTGATCATTGGTGGAACCGCTCCATGTAATGCCGATTGGTATTACTCGGTTGATTCCACCACCAATACAGCATTTTTTACAGA
- a CDS encoding S8 family serine peptidase: MKKHFKILVLFAVFFTVNSFAYSRSVKEGDSGNNEGNLSLHHLSLREARNDSNVNYLPQIIIIKVKAQYRSVCTKNGINLSSLNKVLGSISAVNVKKKFPDHIPPPEARNKYGQTLIDLSLIYEIKYSAPVSIENAINLLYKDESIEYAEPHYIYKLSYVPNDPLMMGNQWYLSAASGPGSGSIQAFAAWGISKGDTNVVVGIVDTGIDIDHPDLVNNIKYNYNDPINGIDDDGDGYTDNFRGWDLLDNDNNPQSVSNDHGVHVSGCASASTDNGIGVAAPGFNCKILPVRAGDGLSISQGYTGIVYAADHGADIINCSWGGPGGGSFAQDIITYATINKGALVVCAAGNGGADIPHFPSGFEFAFSVASTGSNDVKSGFSNYGKTIDVCAPGSGIYSTGDGGIYYFSSGTSMASPVAAGSAALVKSVYPSYTGLQVGELLRVTCDNIDPINSGVYSGKLGKGRINIYRALTENPPSIRMLNNSVTDGNNNIIETNDTIRIVGDFINYLNTSSANLSVKLSTTNVWVQILNDSSVLGQVAMLQTKTNTVDPFTVYIIPGAPENLLVDFKLTYEDGSYTDFEYFSLRVNVTYIDVRENLVSTTITSKGRLGYNDYSGQLQGLGFIYNSIVNDTVVNLLFEMGLMMATSDTQISNAVRIGGTADDDFVSVQNVSEVIPTQISDYDLAGAFNDNNAGASKLDVLVNYNTFAWKIAPNDKYVIVEYTIKNNGAATLDSMYVGLFADWDIMDFLQNRASWDAANNLGYVYSSQVNGLYGGIKLLTSGAPAYWAIDNDSAVAGNPWGIYDAFTDAEKYQSLSSAIGRTDAGIPGTGEDVSHVVGTGPFTLSVGDSVVVAFALIGGDSLQDIQNSAVAADIMYNNPLTIPLPVVTNDQIKIIPNPTDGILKVLFNESVTNGTLVIYNIIGEKVMEFNFRDKNEQIVDISTFNDGVYFVRINTGSGMIFKKVVLLGSSE; encoded by the coding sequence ATGAAAAAACATTTTAAAATTCTCGTGTTATTTGCTGTTTTTTTTACGGTAAATAGTTTTGCGTATTCCCGTTCGGTAAAAGAAGGAGATAGTGGAAATAATGAGGGGAACCTTTCGCTCCATCACCTTAGCCTACGCGAGGCTCGCAATGACAGTAATGTTAATTACCTGCCTCAAATCATCATCATTAAGGTGAAAGCTCAATATAGAAGTGTTTGTACAAAGAATGGCATCAATTTAAGCAGTTTGAATAAAGTTCTTGGTAGTATAAGCGCAGTTAATGTTAAGAAAAAATTTCCCGATCACATACCACCTCCGGAAGCAAGAAATAAATATGGCCAGACGCTGATAGACTTGTCATTGATCTACGAAATAAAATACAGCGCTCCTGTTTCTATTGAGAATGCTATCAATCTACTTTATAAGGATGAAAGCATTGAATATGCAGAACCGCATTATATTTATAAGCTAAGTTATGTTCCGAATGACCCTTTGATGATGGGCAACCAGTGGTACCTGTCTGCTGCTTCCGGCCCGGGGTCTGGTTCAATACAGGCATTTGCCGCATGGGGTATTTCCAAGGGAGATACCAATGTTGTAGTAGGAATAGTAGATACCGGCATAGATATAGACCATCCTGATCTTGTAAATAATATTAAGTACAATTATAATGACCCGATAAATGGTATAGATGATGATGGAGACGGTTATACTGATAATTTCAGGGGGTGGGATCTGTTGGATAATGATAATAATCCACAGTCTGTATCAAATGATCATGGTGTTCACGTTTCGGGATGCGCTTCTGCCAGCACTGACAATGGTATCGGGGTAGCAGCTCCCGGATTTAATTGTAAAATATTGCCTGTAAGGGCAGGGGATGGGCTTTCTATCTCTCAAGGTTATACTGGAATTGTTTATGCTGCCGACCATGGCGCTGATATAATAAATTGTTCGTGGGGAGGGCCGGGTGGCGGTTCTTTTGCGCAGGATATTATCACTTATGCAACGATAAACAAGGGCGCTTTGGTAGTATGCGCTGCGGGTAATGGTGGTGCGGATATTCCACATTTTCCTTCCGGATTTGAGTTTGCGTTCTCTGTTGCTTCTACAGGCAGCAATGACGTAAAATCCGGTTTTTCCAACTACGGTAAAACCATTGATGTTTGTGCTCCCGGAAGCGGTATTTATTCTACCGGTGATGGCGGGATCTATTATTTCAGCAGTGGAACTTCTATGGCATCGCCTGTAGCAGCAGGTTCAGCAGCGTTAGTTAAGTCTGTTTATCCTTCTTATACCGGGCTTCAGGTTGGGGAATTATTAAGGGTAACCTGTGATAATATTGACCCTATCAATTCTGGTGTTTATAGTGGCAAGTTAGGTAAAGGCAGGATCAATATTTACCGGGCTTTAACCGAAAATCCTCCTTCTATCAGGATGCTGAATAATAGTGTTACAGATGGTAACAATAATATTATTGAAACCAATGATACCATCCGGATCGTTGGTGATTTCATAAATTACCTGAATACATCAAGCGCTAATTTATCGGTTAAATTGTCAACTACAAATGTATGGGTTCAGATCTTAAACGATTCTTCTGTACTTGGTCAGGTCGCTATGCTGCAAACTAAAACCAATACTGTTGACCCATTTACGGTTTATATTATTCCCGGTGCACCAGAGAACTTATTGGTTGATTTTAAACTGACTTATGAAGATGGTAGTTATACAGATTTTGAATATTTTTCCCTTCGGGTGAATGTTACCTATATAGATGTTCGGGAAAACCTGGTTTCTACTACTATTACGAGCAAAGGAAGATTAGGATATAACGATTATTCCGGTCAACTTCAGGGCCTGGGCTTTATTTATAATAGTATAGTAAATGATACGGTGGTAAATTTATTATTTGAAATGGGGTTAATGATGGCTACATCAGATACGCAGATTTCAAATGCCGTACGTATTGGTGGAACTGCAGATGATGACTTTGTGTCAGTGCAGAATGTTTCGGAAGTGATACCAACCCAGATCTCTGATTATGATCTTGCAGGCGCCTTTAATGACAATAATGCAGGGGCAAGCAAATTAGATGTATTAGTAAATTATAATACTTTTGCCTGGAAAATTGCACCGAATGACAAATATGTGATCGTAGAATACACGATCAAAAACAATGGCGCTGCAACCCTGGATAGTATGTATGTAGGATTGTTTGCGGACTGGGACATTATGGATTTTCTTCAAAATCGTGCCTCGTGGGATGCTGCTAACAACCTTGGATATGTGTATAGCAGCCAGGTCAATGGCCTGTATGGGGGGATCAAGCTGTTAACATCCGGCGCTCCGGCATACTGGGCTATTGATAATGATTCAGCTGTAGCCGGCAATCCATGGGGAATATATGATGCTTTTACTGACGCGGAAAAATATCAATCACTATCCAGTGCAATAGGAAGAACAGATGCCGGTATTCCAGGGACGGGTGAAGATGTGAGCCACGTGGTGGGTACGGGGCCTTTTACATTGTCTGTTGGAGATTCTGTAGTAGTTGCTTTTGCGCTTATTGGTGGCGATAGTTTACAGGATATTCAAAACAGCGCTGTGGCTGCTGATATTATGTATAATAACCCATTAACTATACCTCTACCTGTGGTTACAAATGATCAAATAAAAATTATTCCGAATCCTACGGATGGTATTTTAAAGGTACTATTTAATGAAAGCGTAACTAATGGAACGCTAGTGATCTATAATATTATTGGTGAAAAAGTAATGGAATTTAATTTCAGGGATAAAAATGAACAAATTGTTGATATAAGTACCTTCAATGATGGTGTTTATTTTGTCAGGATAAATACCGGGTCGGGTATGATATTTAAGAAAGTGGTGTTGTTGGGGAGTAGTGAGTAG
- a CDS encoding diphthine--ammonia ligase has protein sequence MQKEKAIFNWSGGKDSALCLYKILRSNEYEISWLLTTVSEKYQRISQHGVRVELLEQQAENIGIPLEVLMMPDSPTMEAYNCMMEKTLKGFKKQGVHLSIFGDIFLEDLRKYREERLATLDLVGVFPLWKLNTRKLVDEFIDLGFKAIVVCVDSKDLDRSFVGREIDEKFINDLPEKVDPCGEYGEFHTFVYDGPVFQKPVKFTKGEIVYRKYTPPKKTEDSSHAGTCNPYTSRRHENLTHPEFGFWYCDLL, from the coding sequence ATGCAGAAAGAAAAAGCAATTTTCAACTGGAGCGGGGGCAAGGACTCTGCCTTGTGCTTATATAAAATATTACGATCAAATGAGTATGAAATATCCTGGTTACTGACCACCGTAAGCGAAAAATATCAACGGATCTCCCAGCATGGAGTCCGGGTGGAATTGCTTGAGCAACAGGCCGAAAATATCGGTATTCCCTTAGAAGTACTGATGATGCCTGACTCGCCAACGATGGAAGCCTACAACTGTATGATGGAAAAAACTTTAAAGGGGTTTAAAAAGCAAGGAGTTCATCTCTCTATATTCGGAGACATATTCTTAGAAGATTTACGTAAATACAGGGAAGAAAGATTGGCAACTTTGGATTTAGTAGGAGTATTTCCCCTTTGGAAACTTAATACCCGCAAATTGGTTGATGAGTTTATTGACCTGGGCTTTAAGGCGATAGTGGTATGTGTTGATAGTAAAGATTTGGATAGATCTTTTGTGGGCAGGGAAATTGATGAGAAATTTATAAATGACCTGCCTGAGAAAGTTGACCCCTGTGGAGAATATGGTGAGTTCCATACTTTTGTTTATGACGGCCCGGTTTTTCAAAAACCAGTGAAATTTACTAAAGGAGAAATAGTTTATCGTAAATATACGCCACCGAAAAAAACCGAAGATAGCTCTCATGCCGGCACATGCAACCCGTACACCAGCAGAAGACACGAAAATTTAACACATCCTGAGTTTGGTTTTTGGTATTGTGATTTGTTATAA
- the msrA gene encoding peptide-methionine (S)-S-oxide reductase MsrA encodes MKTLRNSILMLTVFIATACSSVNGNEKKSAQNIERLKKAYFASGCFWCAEAIFEEVKGVKEVVSGYSGGKIKNPTYKQVSSGKTMHAEAVEVYYDPQLVTYVTLLKVFFGSHDPTTLNHQGPDVGPQYRSIVFYQNEKEKELAENYIKELDATGEYESKIVTEVIAFELFYKAEEYHQDYEKNNPENPYIQEVSVPRIKRFEAKFPELVK; translated from the coding sequence ATGAAAACATTAAGAAATTCAATCCTAATGCTGACTGTATTCATTGCAACAGCTTGTTCAAGTGTTAACGGAAATGAAAAAAAATCAGCACAAAATATCGAGCGTTTAAAGAAAGCTTATTTTGCCAGTGGATGCTTTTGGTGTGCAGAAGCCATTTTCGAAGAAGTAAAAGGTGTGAAAGAAGTAGTGTCGGGATATTCAGGAGGGAAGATTAAAAACCCAACGTACAAACAAGTAAGTTCCGGCAAAACGATGCATGCAGAAGCGGTGGAAGTATATTACGATCCCCAGCTAGTAACCTATGTAACTCTTCTAAAGGTATTCTTCGGATCACACGATCCTACTACTCTAAATCATCAAGGACCTGATGTTGGACCACAATACCGTTCTATTGTTTTCTATCAAAATGAGAAGGAAAAAGAACTAGCAGAGAATTATATCAAAGAATTAGATGCTACAGGTGAGTATGAATCTAAAATCGTGACAGAGGTAATAGCATTTGAACTATTTTATAAGGCAGAGGAATATCATCAGGATTATGAAAAGAATAATCCGGAAAATCCATATATTCAGGAAGTGTCAGTACCAAGAATAAAAAGGTTTGAAGCAAAATTTCCGGAGTTGGTAAAATAA
- a CDS encoding cold shock domain-containing protein: protein MASGTVKWFNTQKGFGFIQPDDQEKDVFVHQNGLIDEIRENDKVTFDVQEGEKGLNAVNVKLAQ from the coding sequence ATGGCTTCAGGCACAGTAAAATGGTTTAATACCCAAAAAGGTTTTGGGTTTATTCAACCGGATGATCAGGAAAAAGACGTCTTTGTACACCAGAATGGATTGATTGATGAGATCCGTGAAAATGACAAAGTAACTTTTGACGTTCAAGAAGGTGAGAAAGGTTTAAATGCAGTTAATGTAAAATTAGCTCAATAA
- a CDS encoding sodium:proton exchanger — MEVFNSYIFIIAVSVIIILSYFFNIFSKKTNVPSVLLLILMGVLIKLGMFFFDIKGINLFPVLEVLGIVGLIMIVLEAALDLELKKEKWTIIWKSFSVALLALVATSFACAFVISYFIEMPRTVALIYAIPLSIMSSAIIIPSVENLMPGKKEFMIYESTFADILGIMFFYFLIGNAGESSAKVVVLDIIGNVSLTIIISIVISYALVLVFQNVSTQIKLFLLIAVLLLLYSIGKLFHLSSLLIILVFGLVLHNHTLFFRGFLKKWLKTERVENILDNFRLITAESAFVVRTFFFVIFGITLSLSSLISFKVFLISALVVGIIYLIRFGGLKLFLRKDIKPQLYIAPRGLVTILLFFAIPEEFRVEGFDSGILLFTILATSIIMTFSLISHKKKEESKVGEESIDELIEGEDLNLS, encoded by the coding sequence ATGGAAGTATTTAACTCATACATCTTTATCATAGCCGTATCGGTAATTATCATCCTGTCTTATTTTTTCAATATATTCTCAAAAAAGACAAACGTTCCCAGTGTATTGTTGCTCATCCTGATGGGCGTCCTTATAAAACTCGGAATGTTTTTCTTTGATATTAAAGGAATAAATCTATTCCCCGTATTGGAAGTTTTGGGAATTGTAGGTTTAATAATGATTGTATTGGAAGCAGCATTAGACCTGGAACTGAAAAAAGAAAAATGGACAATCATATGGAAATCATTTAGTGTTGCCCTGCTTGCACTGGTAGCCACTTCATTTGCATGCGCTTTTGTTATCAGCTATTTTATAGAAATGCCCCGGACTGTAGCATTGATCTATGCAATACCTCTTTCAATAATGAGCAGTGCGATCATAATTCCGAGTGTTGAAAACCTCATGCCCGGAAAAAAAGAATTTATGATCTATGAAAGTACGTTTGCCGATATACTTGGCATCATGTTTTTTTATTTCCTGATAGGCAATGCCGGTGAAAGCAGCGCTAAAGTGGTGGTGTTGGATATCATTGGGAATGTGTCATTGACCATCATCATATCAATAGTTATAAGCTATGCATTGGTATTGGTATTCCAAAATGTGAGTACGCAGATCAAATTGTTTTTATTGATTGCCGTTTTGCTGTTGTTATATTCTATCGGGAAATTATTTCATCTCTCTTCCCTCCTTATCATCCTTGTCTTCGGATTGGTTTTACATAATCACACCCTTTTCTTTAGAGGGTTTCTGAAGAAATGGCTTAAAACAGAGCGGGTTGAAAATATATTAGACAACTTCAGATTGATAACGGCAGAATCTGCTTTTGTGGTAAGAACCTTCTTTTTCGTCATTTTCGGCATTACCCTGTCATTGAGCTCACTAATAAGTTTCAAGGTGTTTTTGATCAGTGCCCTGGTTGTGGGAATTATTTACCTCATCCGCTTTGGCGGATTAAAATTATTTCTCAGGAAAGACATCAAGCCGCAACTCTACATAGCTCCCCGGGGATTGGTAACCATCCTGCTGTTTTTTGCGATTCCGGAAGAATTTCGGGTAGAGGGTTTTGATTCAGGCATCCTCCTGTTTACCATATTAGCTACCAGCATTATCATGACCTTTTCACTCATTAGTCATAAAAAGAAAGAGGAATCAAAAGTGGGAGAAGAAAGTATTGATGAATTGATAGAAGGTGAAGATCTGAATTTATCATAA
- a CDS encoding DUF2442 domain-containing protein, with the protein MVKIVIVEKIEKILVLQNFRIKFFFDNGEVRIVDFKPFINKKGVLNKPLADPEYFRKVKFYDFGGGIYWPNELDVCIDYILYHSKPEKVTA; encoded by the coding sequence ATCGTTAAAATAGTTATCGTGGAGAAAATTGAAAAAATATTAGTTTTACAAAATTTCCGGATCAAATTTTTCTTTGATAATGGTGAAGTACGAATTGTAGACTTTAAACCTTTCATAAACAAAAAAGGTGTATTAAATAAACCCCTTGCCGACCCTGAATATTTCCGAAAAGTTAAGTTTTACGATTTTGGGGGAGGAATTTATTGGCCGAATGAATTAGACGTTTGCATTGATTACATTCTTTATCATTCAAAACCAGAGAAAGTAACGGCCTGA
- a CDS encoding DUF4160 domain-containing protein, with the protein MPEISRFYGIIIRMFAGDHGKPHFHAYYAEYEAKIDLDTLEIIKGNLPKRSLKLVQEWAILHRKELNENWKIGQNIETFNKIESLK; encoded by the coding sequence ATGCCGGAAATTAGCAGATTTTACGGGATCATTATTCGAATGTTTGCTGGAGATCATGGAAAGCCACATTTCCATGCATATTATGCGGAGTATGAAGCAAAAATTGACTTAGATACATTAGAGATTATCAAGGGTAATTTACCTAAACGATCCCTAAAACTGGTTCAAGAATGGGCAATTTTACATAGGAAAGAATTAAATGAAAATTGGAAAATTGGTCAAAATATTGAAACTTTTAATAAAATTGAATCGTTAAAATAG
- a CDS encoding cobalamin-binding protein, with translation MNNNEKRIISLLPSSTETVCTLGLQDHLVGRSHECDYPAEVQKLPVCSEPKYRSDGTSVEINKEVESILRDALSIYKVDAEKIKTLKPTHIITQSQCEVCAVSTDELQEATNEYLQQDEVTVIDLTPESIEQVLENILQIANALDAQVKGEALVNKMKRSFEDIRTETKELFDKPSIVHIEWIEPVMVAGHWMMTLIEMAGGVNCFPDENKRWIKFEELLEQNPDKIIIAPCGFTIERTLKDMFYFENRMEWKTLKAVRNNEVYICDGNKYFNRPGPRLVDSLEILAEIFHPHRFSSKHHKSGWIKYF, from the coding sequence ATGAATAATAATGAAAAACGAATAATATCATTATTACCCAGTAGTACTGAAACAGTTTGTACCCTGGGATTACAAGACCACCTGGTAGGCCGTTCCCACGAATGTGATTACCCTGCCGAAGTACAGAAGCTGCCTGTTTGCAGCGAACCGAAATACCGATCCGATGGCACGAGTGTAGAGATCAATAAAGAGGTAGAAAGCATATTACGCGATGCATTATCCATTTACAAAGTGGATGCGGAAAAGATCAAAACACTAAAGCCCACCCATATCATTACCCAATCTCAATGTGAAGTATGTGCAGTCAGTACTGATGAATTGCAGGAAGCAACAAACGAATATCTCCAACAAGATGAGGTAACCGTAATTGATTTGACCCCTGAAAGTATAGAGCAGGTGCTGGAAAACATACTTCAAATTGCCAATGCCCTGGATGCTCAGGTAAAAGGTGAAGCGCTGGTAAATAAAATGAAGCGCTCATTTGAGGATATTCGCACAGAAACAAAAGAGCTCTTTGATAAACCTTCCATCGTTCATATTGAGTGGATTGAACCGGTCATGGTAGCAGGACACTGGATGATGACGCTTATAGAAATGGCGGGTGGAGTGAATTGCTTTCCAGATGAAAATAAACGCTGGATCAAATTTGAAGAACTACTTGAGCAAAATCCAGATAAGATCATTATTGCTCCCTGTGGTTTTACTATTGAAAGGACATTGAAGGATATGTTTTATTTTGAGAACAGGATGGAATGGAAAACACTTAAAGCTGTCCGGAATAATGAAGTGTATATATGTGATGGTAATAAATATTTTAACCGTCCCGGGCCGAGATTGGTGGATTCTCTTGAAATTTTAGCTGAGATATTTCACCCACATCGTTTTTCAAGTAAGCATCATAAGTCAGGATGGATAAAGTATTTTTAA
- a CDS encoding VOC family protein, whose product MISCDQDKSSRHQDEEKKDTTIISQQTQSTTEWRHTIDWFEIAVNDLDRAKEFYETILNIQMKTYSDTAMGGYSMAFFSDPGGNNIVTGALVKSKDFVPGDNGTVVYLNADPDLSEALARIEPAGGKITMPKMGIGEENEHGFMALFIDTEGNKVALHSQK is encoded by the coding sequence ATGATTTCCTGTGATCAGGATAAATCATCCCGACACCAGGATGAAGAAAAGAAAGACACAACTATTATCAGCCAGCAAACACAAAGTACAACTGAATGGAGACATACAATTGACTGGTTTGAGATAGCTGTAAATGATCTTGACAGAGCTAAAGAGTTCTATGAAACCATTCTAAACATTCAAATGAAAACGTATTCTGATACTGCAATGGGCGGTTATTCAATGGCTTTTTTCTCAGATCCGGGAGGAAATAATATTGTAACCGGTGCTCTTGTAAAGTCAAAAGATTTTGTTCCCGGGGATAACGGAACTGTGGTTTACTTAAATGCTGATCCCGATTTAAGCGAAGCATTGGCAAGGATTGAACCTGCAGGAGGCAAGATCACTATGCCCAAAATGGGTATCGGTGAAGAAAACGAACATGGTTTTATGGCTTTGTTCATTGACACCGAAGGCAATAAAGTGGCATTGCATTCACAGAAGTAA
- a CDS encoding acyl-CoA thioesterase: MTLEEKISKSKTHVFKAVFPNTTNHYDTLFGGSALKLMDEVAFITATRFSRQKVVTVSSDKVDFKIPIPSGTLIELIGKVIKVGKTSIVVEVNVFLEEMYADKRIEAVSGIFTFVAIGDDKKPVKIITDV, encoded by the coding sequence ATGACGTTAGAAGAAAAAATCAGCAAATCGAAAACACACGTTTTTAAAGCTGTTTTCCCAAATACAACCAATCACTATGATACTTTGTTTGGAGGTTCAGCGCTTAAATTGATGGATGAAGTAGCATTTATCACAGCTACCAGGTTCAGCCGCCAGAAAGTAGTTACCGTTTCTTCTGATAAAGTTGATTTTAAAATACCGATTCCAAGTGGAACATTGATCGAATTAATCGGTAAGGTGATCAAAGTAGGAAAAACCAGCATAGTGGTTGAAGTAAATGTATTTCTTGAGGAAATGTATGCAGATAAGAGAATAGAAGCTGTTTCAGGTATTTTTACCTTTGTAGCGATTGGCGATGATAAAAAACCCGTAAAAATAATTACAGATGTATAA
- a CDS encoding diphthine--ammonia ligase, which translates to MPPKVGVLWTGGKDSCLAFYEAQRAGYKIDCLITFVPGNPVFLAHPIPFMKYQAKAINLPHRIVEIKEPYKKGYREAFSVLKERHNINTLVTGDIDEIDGHSNWVAEYGGYAGIDIQIPLWKMDRLEVLKRLLKHQFKVIFSCVKKPWFSDEWLGKEITVDTLYQLSELNKSKGIDVCGERGEYHTMVCDAPFFQKSISINSFSKCEKDDLMFIDIGELALKDK; encoded by the coding sequence ATGCCCCCAAAAGTTGGTGTTCTGTGGACTGGCGGAAAAGATTCTTGTCTGGCTTTTTATGAAGCTCAAAGGGCAGGTTATAAAATTGATTGTCTAATAACTTTTGTTCCGGGCAATCCGGTTTTTCTTGCACACCCTATCCCTTTTATGAAGTATCAGGCAAAGGCAATAAATCTGCCTCACAGGATTGTGGAAATTAAGGAACCATACAAAAAAGGTTACAGGGAAGCGTTTAGCGTATTAAAAGAAAGGCATAATATCAACACACTTGTTACAGGTGATATTGATGAAATTGATGGACACTCTAACTGGGTAGCGGAATATGGCGGATATGCAGGCATTGATATACAAATTCCGCTATGGAAGATGGATAGATTAGAAGTTCTTAAGCGGTTGCTAAAGCATCAGTTTAAAGTAATTTTTTCTTGTGTAAAAAAACCGTGGTTTTCTGATGAGTGGTTAGGGAAAGAAATTACAGTTGATACATTATATCAATTAAGCGAATTGAATAAATCAAAAGGAATTGATGTTTGCGGGGAACGGGGCGAATATCATACTATGGTTTGTGATGCTCCTTTCTTTCAAAAAAGCATTTCTATTAATTCTTTTTCAAAGTGTGAAAAGGATGATTTAATGTTTATTGATATTGGGGAATTGGCATTAAAAGATAAATGA